The Mobula birostris isolate sMobBir1 chromosome 1, sMobBir1.hap1, whole genome shotgun sequence genome contains a region encoding:
- the susd5 gene encoding sushi domain-containing protein 5 isoform X1 codes for MAPRSHSPSLTVVCFLLACGARVRAHGRMFVLHARDENMQWDMSTAEGLCMEQGAHLATAEELQRSVEECAFMECTTGWIAGNQIGTIMCSNMGFVQQETQSIHVKTEPASSGGQYDAFCIKDKGKPCGDPPSFPNIVLQDYTGTEMGDELLYVCAQGYIMASGENAFSLLCNSCGEWYGFVQACVKDEAEGHIDYEDKFSNADTLPFSVPAGEHNRALPAEDDVEDPGDGLDEAADGSLRESSREIMQPTESPVSFLSQKQLPWFPSEFPNVEQPATRKADVQSKILIPANDNQIAAKAEDDEGDRTGEDEGLPIGPSIVQNETKISKETVVGTNRSLHQVDSYPTISETEESQVTGSMETQEEALATTYHSNHMEIRTGASSNTLANHHTRLMTAPTRHLDLDVQTPVPEIISVSRDSEIPTTTLWGQVTEELWKFSDPATDPSLLLTNARETVSEDLHPVDRSAVSTPVAGVSTFYSPATPEASAQTLTDLSAFDTIDHFTRSGNFSDRAEAKLQPTVKSCRGENCSSSQQGPMIATIVAVIGLLTLAVILATWCYRHRHQKTSVYELNGKGQVRRRQHIEMQQRV; via the exons ATGGCTCCACGCTCGCACTCTCCCTCGCTTACTGTGGTCTGCTTTCTCCTCGCCTGCGGCGCCAGGGTCCGAGCGCACG ggagaatgtttgtGCTCCATGCAAGGGATGAGAACATGCAGTGGGACATGTCTACAGCCGAGGGCTTGTGCATGGAGCAGGGAGCACATCTGGCCACGGCTGAAGAGCTGCAGAGATCTGTGGAGGAGTGTGCGTTCATGGAATGTACCACTGGCTGGATAGCAGGCAACCAGATCGG GACGATTATGTGCAGTAACATGGGCTTCGTTCAACAAGAAACCCAAAGTATCCATGTGAAAACTGAACCAGCTTCTTCAGGCGGTCAGTATGATGCCTTCTGCATTAAAGACAAAG GTAAACCTTGTGGAGACCCTCCTTCCTTTCCCAACATTGTACTGCAGGACTACACTGGAACTGAAATGGGCGATGAGCTGCTGTACGTCTGTGCACAGGGCTATATCATGGCCAGTGGAGAGAATGCCTTCAGCTTGTTGTGTAATAGCTGTGGAGAGTGGTATGGGTTTGTGCAAGCTTGTGTAAAAG ATGAAGCTGAAGGCCACATTGACTATGAAGACAAGTTCTCCAATGCAGACACACTGCCATTTTCAGTCCCTGCTGGAGAGCACAACCGAGCCCTCCCTGCTGAAGATGATGTGGAAGATCCTGGGGATGGATTAGATGAGGCAGCTGATGGGTCATTAAGAGAAAGCAGCAGAGAAATCATGCAACCAACTGAGTCACCAGTCTCTTTCCTCAGCCAGAAGCAACTGCCTTGGTTCCCCTCAGAATTCCCAAATGTTGAGCAGCCTGCTACCAGGAAAGCAGATGTGCAGTCAAAAATTTTAATCCCTGCAAATGATAATCAAATTGCAGCAAAGGCTGAAGATGATGAGGGAGACCGAACGGGAGAAGATGAAGGCTTGCCCATTGGACCATCCATTGTGCAGAATGAGACTAAAATTAGCAAGGAAACAGTGGTTGGGACGAACAGATCACTTCACCAGGTGGACAGTTACCCCACTATATCAGAAACAGAAGAAAGTCAGGTTACTGGATCCATGGAAACACAGGAGGAAGCTCTTGCCACTACATACCATTCTAACCATATGGAAATCAGGACAGGTGCTTCAAGCAACACCTTGGCCAATCATCACACTCGGCTCATGACTGCACCAACGAGGCACTTGGACCTAGATGTTCAGACACCAGTGCCTGAAATAATCAGTGTCAGTAGAGACAGTGAGATCCCCACAACCACATTGTGGGGTCAAGTCACTGAAGAATTGTGGAAATTCTCTGATCCTGCTACTGACCCCTCTCTGCTTCTCACAAATGCTAGAGAAACAGTAAGTGAGGATTTGCACCCTGTAGACAGATCTGCAGTATCGACACCAGTAGCTGGGGTTTCAACATTTTACAGTCCAGCCACACCTGAAGCAAGTGCTCAGACTTTGACAGATCTTTCAGCCTTTGACACGATTGATCACTTCACCAGAAGCGGGAATttcagtgatagggctgaggccAAGCTGCAGCCGACAGTCAAGAGCTGCAGGGGGGAGAACTGCTCCAGCTCCCAGCAGGGCCCCATGATCGCCACCATCGTCGCGGTGATCGGTCTGCTCACCCTGGCTGTTATCTTGGCTACATGGTGCTACAGGCATAGGCACCAGAAAACATCCGTGTATGAGCTGAACGGGAAGGGACAGGTCAGGCGTAGGcaacacattgaaatgcagcaGAGAGTGTAA
- the susd5 gene encoding sushi domain-containing protein 5 isoform X2 has protein sequence MFVLHARDENMQWDMSTAEGLCMEQGAHLATAEELQRSVEECAFMECTTGWIAGNQIGTIMCSNMGFVQQETQSIHVKTEPASSGGQYDAFCIKDKGKPCGDPPSFPNIVLQDYTGTEMGDELLYVCAQGYIMASGENAFSLLCNSCGEWYGFVQACVKDEAEGHIDYEDKFSNADTLPFSVPAGEHNRALPAEDDVEDPGDGLDEAADGSLRESSREIMQPTESPVSFLSQKQLPWFPSEFPNVEQPATRKADVQSKILIPANDNQIAAKAEDDEGDRTGEDEGLPIGPSIVQNETKISKETVVGTNRSLHQVDSYPTISETEESQVTGSMETQEEALATTYHSNHMEIRTGASSNTLANHHTRLMTAPTRHLDLDVQTPVPEIISVSRDSEIPTTTLWGQVTEELWKFSDPATDPSLLLTNARETVSEDLHPVDRSAVSTPVAGVSTFYSPATPEASAQTLTDLSAFDTIDHFTRSGNFSDRAEAKLQPTVKSCRGENCSSSQQGPMIATIVAVIGLLTLAVILATWCYRHRHQKTSVYELNGKGQVRRRQHIEMQQRV, from the exons atgtttgtGCTCCATGCAAGGGATGAGAACATGCAGTGGGACATGTCTACAGCCGAGGGCTTGTGCATGGAGCAGGGAGCACATCTGGCCACGGCTGAAGAGCTGCAGAGATCTGTGGAGGAGTGTGCGTTCATGGAATGTACCACTGGCTGGATAGCAGGCAACCAGATCGG GACGATTATGTGCAGTAACATGGGCTTCGTTCAACAAGAAACCCAAAGTATCCATGTGAAAACTGAACCAGCTTCTTCAGGCGGTCAGTATGATGCCTTCTGCATTAAAGACAAAG GTAAACCTTGTGGAGACCCTCCTTCCTTTCCCAACATTGTACTGCAGGACTACACTGGAACTGAAATGGGCGATGAGCTGCTGTACGTCTGTGCACAGGGCTATATCATGGCCAGTGGAGAGAATGCCTTCAGCTTGTTGTGTAATAGCTGTGGAGAGTGGTATGGGTTTGTGCAAGCTTGTGTAAAAG ATGAAGCTGAAGGCCACATTGACTATGAAGACAAGTTCTCCAATGCAGACACACTGCCATTTTCAGTCCCTGCTGGAGAGCACAACCGAGCCCTCCCTGCTGAAGATGATGTGGAAGATCCTGGGGATGGATTAGATGAGGCAGCTGATGGGTCATTAAGAGAAAGCAGCAGAGAAATCATGCAACCAACTGAGTCACCAGTCTCTTTCCTCAGCCAGAAGCAACTGCCTTGGTTCCCCTCAGAATTCCCAAATGTTGAGCAGCCTGCTACCAGGAAAGCAGATGTGCAGTCAAAAATTTTAATCCCTGCAAATGATAATCAAATTGCAGCAAAGGCTGAAGATGATGAGGGAGACCGAACGGGAGAAGATGAAGGCTTGCCCATTGGACCATCCATTGTGCAGAATGAGACTAAAATTAGCAAGGAAACAGTGGTTGGGACGAACAGATCACTTCACCAGGTGGACAGTTACCCCACTATATCAGAAACAGAAGAAAGTCAGGTTACTGGATCCATGGAAACACAGGAGGAAGCTCTTGCCACTACATACCATTCTAACCATATGGAAATCAGGACAGGTGCTTCAAGCAACACCTTGGCCAATCATCACACTCGGCTCATGACTGCACCAACGAGGCACTTGGACCTAGATGTTCAGACACCAGTGCCTGAAATAATCAGTGTCAGTAGAGACAGTGAGATCCCCACAACCACATTGTGGGGTCAAGTCACTGAAGAATTGTGGAAATTCTCTGATCCTGCTACTGACCCCTCTCTGCTTCTCACAAATGCTAGAGAAACAGTAAGTGAGGATTTGCACCCTGTAGACAGATCTGCAGTATCGACACCAGTAGCTGGGGTTTCAACATTTTACAGTCCAGCCACACCTGAAGCAAGTGCTCAGACTTTGACAGATCTTTCAGCCTTTGACACGATTGATCACTTCACCAGAAGCGGGAATttcagtgatagggctgaggccAAGCTGCAGCCGACAGTCAAGAGCTGCAGGGGGGAGAACTGCTCCAGCTCCCAGCAGGGCCCCATGATCGCCACCATCGTCGCGGTGATCGGTCTGCTCACCCTGGCTGTTATCTTGGCTACATGGTGCTACAGGCATAGGCACCAGAAAACATCCGTGTATGAGCTGAACGGGAAGGGACAGGTCAGGCGTAGGcaacacattgaaatgcagcaGAGAGTGTAA